The DNA window CAGCTTAGCACCGAGCTCCGAGACCAGGTTTAACTTGCGCGCCAGATAGCCATCAAAAACATCACTCAGCAGAGAGACTGCAAGAACTACCAGAAATCCCTCGGGCTCGGCAAAATATGCCAGCACTACTAGCACAGGCACCAGAGCTAGCCGAGTGAGACTTAAAATATTGGGTATTGAATAAAGGTTTCGCTCTGCCATATCCCTAGCCAGGTTGTTCTTGCCAAATTGGCGGCCTGTAGACTTTGCGCTGTTACTTTCAGAGGTGACGTGAGGCAACCTGACGCAAAGAGCTTTATAGTGGATTAAGCATAGCCGAAAATTGCCGCCAAGCGCTGCTGTCTCGGCCTGCTTATTTTGAAATTGGACAACAACAATGTTAATAATCGCGTCGAAAGGGAGTTTAACCGCGCCGTTGACGGACGATTTCAAACAGGCATACACCGGTCGCCACAGAGACATTCAGACTACTCACCTCACCGGCCATGGGTAACTTAGCCAAATAATCGCACTGCTTGCGCGTCAACTGACGAATCCCCTTACCCTCAGCGCCCATAACCAACACCAGAGGACCAGTAAGATCCAAATCATAGATAAACTGCTCAGCCTCACCGGCAGCGCCCACAACCCAAGCTCCAGCCTGCTGCAACTTCTCCAGCGTCCGCGTAAGGTTAGTAACCATCACCAGGGGCATAGACTCAGCGGCACCACAGGCCACTTTCTGCACCACTGGGGTCAGACCCACAGAATTATCCTTAGGTACGATCACAGCGTGCACTCCGGCACCATCTGCTGAACGCAGACAGGCGCCAAGATTGTGCGGATCAGTAACACCATCTAGGACTAAGAACAGCGCCTTACCGCCCTGCTTCTCCATCATCTCAAGCAAGAAAGCTTCGTCGTAAGTTTGCCCCTCTTCACACAGCGCAATAACTCCCTGATGACGACCCTCAACCTTGTCATCAAGGTTCTTCACCGTCGCCCACTGCAGGGTCACACCATGCTGCTCGGCCAACTTGTGAATCTTTTGCAGACGATCATCCTGACGGCCACGTTGCACATGCAGTTCTCTTACGCGCCCAGGCGCTGACTTAAGCATCGTTTGAACAGCATGTATGCCGTAAATCCAATCCACCACAATCTCCCGATAGTTTTTCTAATGATTGCGCATTGTACTGGCTTTCGGCAGAATTCGGAGATGATTAACCACCGCGAACAATAATATATGTCCCCATCTGAACCTGAACCCTATCCCATCGCTAATTTGTGGCGTCGACTCGCCGCACTGATCTACGATGCCTTCCTGTTATTTGCCATCGTACTGGCCTATGGCTTCTTGCTAACAGTGATCAAAGTGCTATTCAGCGGCTCACAGCAAGTTGAAGATGTGCAGCCAGGTGCATTGTTGCAATGGCTCAGTTTTGCCGGCTTGATCGCGGCATTAATCGGCTACTACTATATATGTTGGCGCAAACAGGGCCAGACATTGGGCATGAAATCCTGGCGCCTAAAACTGCAGCAAGCAGATGGTTCAATGGCCACACCAAGGCAATGCATTAAACGCAGCCTGCTCGCCACTCTGTCGCTTGCCTTCGGCGGCATTGGTTATCTTTGGTGTCTTATGCCACCAGCCAAAGCTTGCCTTCATGATATTTACAGCGCCACAGAAGTCGTAGTGCTACCGAAGACAAAATAATAAAAGGCGCGACTATGGACACCGAGAAAAAATTGATCCTCGCAATGGATCAGGGCACCACCTCCTCCAGAGCCATACTCTTTGATCAACAGTACGCCATAGTCGCCCAATCACAGCAAGAGTTTGACCAGCACTTCCCTGATTCCGGCTGGGTTGAACACAACGCCCTAGATATCTGGCAAACCTCCATCGACACCGCCAAGCAAGTGCTCGTCGAAGCAGGTTTCCAAGCCCAACAGATAGCTGCCATTGGCATCACCAATCAGCGCGAAACCACCTTACTCTGGGACCGCAGCACCGGCGCGCCGATCTACAACGCCATCGTCTGGCAAGACCGTCGCACAGCCGAATACTGCAACGGTCTGAAAGCTCAGGGGGTGGAACCAATGGTCAGCGCCAAAACCGGCCTACTCCTCGACCCCTATTTCTCCGCCACCAAAATCGCCTGGCTATTAGACAACGTGGACGGCGCCCGAGAGCGAGCCGAACGGGGTGAACTGGCCTTTGGCACCATGGACAGCTGGCTGCTGTGGAACCTCACCGAAGGTAATAGCCACGCCACCGATGCCACCAACGCGTCAAGAACCATGCTCTACAATATTCACGAAGGACATTGGGACGACGAGTTATTAACACTGTTTAACATTCCAGCCTCCCTGCTGCCAGAAGTGAAAGACTGCGCCGCCGACTTTGGCAGCACCGAACTACTCGGTAATAACAGCGTAATTCCCATTCTAGGAATTGCCGGCGACCAACAAGCGGCCACAGTAGGCCAAGCCTGTTTCGAAACCGGCATGATGAAATCCACTTACGGCACTGGCTGTTTTGCATTATTAAACACAGGCACAACCGCAGTTGCCTCAAGCAACAAACTCCTCACCACCATCGCCTACCAACTAGACGGCAAAGTCACCTACGCCCTCGAAGGCTCCATCTTTATCGCCGGCGCCGCCGTGCAGTGGCTGCGCGATGGGCTGGGCATTATCGATAGCGCCAAACAATCAGGCGAACTGGCCCAGCAAGCCGATGACCATCAAGATGTCTATATGATTCCCGCCTTTACAGGACTGGGTGCCCCCTGGTGGGATGCCGATGCTCGCGGCGCACTGCTGGGTTTAACCCGCGGTACAGGGCCAGCGGAAATTGCCCGAGCCGCGCTGGAATCAGTTTGTTACCAAACCTTGGATTTACTCAATGCCATGCACGCGGATTGGGATCAAAGTGCAAAGACGGTATTGCGTGTTGATGGTGGCATGGTCGCCAGTGATTGGACCATGCAGCGTCTTGCCGATATTTTGCAGGCACCAGTGGATCGTCCAGTGATTGCGGAGACTACTGCATTGGGTGCGGCTTGGTTAGCCGGATCACGGGCTGGAGTTTGGCCTGACCAGCAGGGCTTTGCTGACAGCTGGCGGCTAGAGAATAACTTTGCACCGCAGATGCCCCTAGAGGCGAGAGATTTAAAAGTGGCTGGCTGGAACAACGCGGTTAGGCGAGTACTGAGCTAACAGGCAATAATTGATGTTTTTAAATTGAGGAGAATCAGGATGATTAAATACTTTTTAATAGTAGGCCTATTACTTTCTGGCTGTAGTTCGGAAAAACAAGATATTAGCGCACCCGAGTTCCCAGATAATAGTAGCGCCACAGCCCCCTTGAGCCTCTACACCTTCGACTGCGGCTCTATAGAAGTATCTGACCTCGATGTCTTTTCCTCCGCTGGCGACTACGCAGGACAAACAGATACCCTGACCAACACTTGCTACCTTATCCGTCACCCTCAGGGCGATTTGCTCTGGGACCTTGGCTTACCTCAAGGCTTGGTAGGCGCAGGCCCTCAGACTGAAGGCGTTTTCACCTTGACGCTCAAAAGAACAATAACCGAGCAGCTGGCGGAAATTGGCCTCAGCACACAAGATATTGAATTTATATCAATCTCTCACAGCCATTTTGACCACAGTGGTCAGGTTGCTATGTTTACTGACAGTCAGTGGCTGGTGAATAAAGATGAGCTTGAGTATATGTTCAGTACTGATGCCAGTCAGGTTCAGAATGCAGCTTTTGCCGACCTTAGCAAGAGCATCCACAGTGGTAATCACGATGTTTTTGGTGATGGCTCGGTGATGATTTTAGCGCTGCCGGGGCATACTCCGGGGCATAGTGCCCTGCGGGTTAACCTGGCTGAAAGTGGTCCGATTCTTCTCACTGGTGATCTCTATCACCGCAGTGAAAGTCGAAAATTAAAGAGAGTGCCTCGATTTAATAGTGATGAAGCTCAGACTCGAGAGTCGATGGAGCTTTTTGAGGCTTTAGCGAGGGAATCAGGTGCGCGGGTAATTATTCAGCATGAACCAGTGGACGTGGCTACTTTGCCTAAGTCACCGGCGTTTTTGCAGTAGGTTGTAGCTGGGGAAGTGGGCACGATTTAGGGAGGTTGAGGGGTCTCGGGTAGTTTTGAGATCTCTCACGCTCGTTCGAGATGACAGACTGGGGGTTGTGCGCGATACCTAAACAATACTGTCATCCCGACAGAGCGGAACGACGAGGGATCTCCTGCCGACTGATTGAGATCCTACTGAAAGGCAACAATGCTAGCCCCAGCAATAGCCAGCACCACCCCAAGCATCTTCCTCTTGGTCAGTTTTTCACCTAATAAAAAATACGCCAACAGAATAATAAAGACCGTGGACAGCTGATTGTAAATCGCCGCCCTCCCCGCCTCTAAGTACTTAAATCCTGCAATCCATAACAAGGTCGCCAGAAAAGGCCCCAAGAGCGCCATGGGTATAATCGTGCGCCACATATCGACCCGAAAAAACCCCATAAGCAGCCTATTCTTTAGATTTCCAGGCCATCTGAAATAGCCATAAATTAGCATTGCTACAACTGCCACCAGAAACCGAAAACTGGTCACCCAAACAACCGACTCTTCGCGATAGATATCCCGAACCATCAGGATGCCCACCCCCATAATAGCGTGAGCGCTTGCCGCTAGAAAAATACCAATAACTAAGTCTTTTTTAGCGGCCACCTCGACCTTAATCACTGCACCGACAAAAACTCCAGAAATCACTAAAAATCCGCCAATGACTTCCCAGGCATTAAGCATTTCACCAAACATTAAGAAACCAACCAGCGTGATTGCTGGTGTGTAGGCACAGTCAGCGAGGGCTTGAAGGCTAGCGCCGAGACGGTTTAGTGAGGCGGCGATCATTGCGTCGGCAATAGATATGCCCACGACACCGCTAATAATTAGGCGCAGATATTCTGATCTAGAGAGGTCAACAATGAGAGGTTCACCGAGAACGGTTAACGTTATGACTAGGCAAAATAAAGCAACACAGCTTTTGAAGAAGGTAAGAGGGATCGGTGGAATTTGGTATCCGGCGACTCTCATCAAGATGACGGAAAAAGACCAGACCAAAGCGCAGCCAGCAGCGTATAAATCGCCAATATACATAACTGTAAAATCCTTTTTAAAGTTAATGGGTTGTCTTGTTTGAGGTCGAAGCGCCGGGCTTGAGAGCTTTGAGATCTCTCACCTTCGTTCGAGATGACAGACTGGGGGTTGTGCGCGATACCTAAATAATACTGTCATCCCGACAGAGCGCAGCGACGAGGGATCTCATTCCCTACCCACTACGCCTAAGCAAAAACAAACCCACCAACACACAGAATAATATCGGCACCAACACCGCCAACAGCGGCGGAAACTGAAACACCACACTAAGCGGCCCCAGCATATCCTGAAAAATCCGGAAACTAATACCAAACACCACGCCAATGAAAATCCGAAATCCCATGGTCGAGTCCCGCAGCGGCCCAAAGACAAATGAGATACCCAACAACACTAACCCAATAATAATCAAAGGCTGTAAAACCTTGCGCCACATGGCTACTTCATAGCTGGCCGTATCTATATTCTGCAGCTCAAGAAAGGCAATATAGTTATACAAACTCTCAATCGACAGAGAGTCTGCGGGCAAAATATTCAGCATCAATACATTCGGCGTCAACTCCGATTCCCAGCGCCGGGTAATCAGCTTGTCTCTCTCTGTACGATCACCCAAAAACCTTGTCACCGACACATTCTCTTCAACCCAATAGCGCTCAGATAAATTAAAGGTCGCCCGGGAGGCAAAGCTCGCTTCTTGGATCTGTCGCTCATCGTTAAACTGATAGCGGGTCACGCCATACAAGACACCCCCAGGGAACACGGCGTTAGCGTGCATAAACTGATTGCCTTCACGATTCCAAAGACCAGACGACGAATCCTGGGCGCTCTCCCCTTTGCGTAAATACTCGCGCTTACCCTCAGCCAACTGATCAAGGTAGGGAGAAAAATACTCACCAATGGTCATACCTAAAATCACAAAGATCAGCACCGGCTTAAGCACAAAGCCAACGATGCGCTGGGGCGAGACACCGGCCGCACGCATCACGATGACTTCACTATTGCCCGCCAGCAAACCAAGGCCCACCAGACAGCCAATCAGTGAAGCGAAGGGAATATATTCATAAATTCTTGAGGGCACCAAGGTAACTACATAGATCAGCGCATCGGCAAAAAAGTAGTTGCGTGTGACATCCGCAGACTGGTCAATGATCGCCCCCACAGAATCGAGGCCAACCAACACCATCAGGGTCACTGCGATAGAGGCAAATATAGTGGTCCCCACATGCCAAGATAGACGCCGCATTATGCCGTCACCTCGCCAGTAGTCAGCGCCACTTTGGACTTTTTAGGAGCACCAGACCTGAGTAGAAAAAGGCCAATCGCCAGATACACCGCATGCACCGGCAACAATGTCACCCAGATCGGAATAGCACCGGATTCAAGGGCGCCGCGCATGGCGTTCAGGGCAACCAGATAAGTAAAGTAGAGCACAATCGCGGGTAATAATTTGCCGTAACGACCCTGACGATTATTGGTACGACTTAAAGGTACCGCCAATATAGTCACCACCAACACCATTAGCGGAATCGATAGGCGCCACTGCAAGGTCGCCTGCAACTCGAGATCACTTGACCCTATTAGCAAACCCGTAGCCACAGCATCGGTCTTGGCCTTCTTCATCGCTGGCTGAGTATTCTCTAGGCGTGAGCCATACTCTTCAAAGCGGGTAATCTGATAATCGTTTTGCCCGGGCACTCCTTCAATGCGGTAGCCGCTCTCCATAACCAAATAACGATCGCTGCTGTTCTCCGCCTGCTGCTGCCTACCCTTATCAGCCAAGACCAAAATCAAGCGGCGATCAGAGTTCTCATCACTGCCCGCGGTCATGGCCAAAAAGATCTCGTCTAACTGGCGATCCTCGGTCACCGCCTCGGCATAGGTCACCCCTTTGCCTCCAGACAGGGAATAAAACTTCTTCGGCATCAGCTTATCCAGCTCACTGCGCGACTTCTCGGCGTCAAATAGAGCCTCAGCCTTGGCCATACCGGATGGAGAAATCGACAGGCTCAACCAGCCGGTGGCCACGGCAAACACCGCGGCAATAATCAATGTGTAACCCATCAGCCGTCGCTCTGACACACCACAGGCTTTTAATACACTCATCTCATTTTGCACATAGAGTCGACCAAAGGAGAGCAGTACGGCGAGAAAGAAGGCCAGGGGCAGAGTTAATTCGAGAAAGCTGGGAATGCGATAGCCGATCATCGCGAAGATAGAGTTGGAATCCATATCCCCGGCCACGGCTTTGGCGAGGTATTTAACAAAGCGGCCACTCATTAGCACAAGCAGCAGAATCACGCAGACCGCCGTGGTGGCAGATAGAATTTCGCGGCACAGATAACGGAAAATAATCACAGGTTAAACTTATAGCCCTTGGGTGTTGTAGCGAAATTTATGCTATCGTTCGCGTCGTATTTAGATTCAAATCATTCAAAAAAAACGACTACCAATCGGAGCAAACATGGATTTTACTGCATCTGCCGCGCAGCTGTTAAACATAAAAGCGGATTCTCTCATTCTCCCGACCGGCCCACAACTAAAAGACAGTGCTGATGCACTAGATAAGTCTTTAGACGGTGCCATCTCTTCTTTAATTAAAGCCGGAGATTTCAGCGGTAACAGCGGCGAGACCCTGGTTATGCATATTCCCGGTGCCAGCGGCAAGCGTATTATCTTGCTCGGCACTGAGGGCGCAAACAGCCAACAGCAGCAGATAAAAGTTATAGATGCAGGTGCCGCCGCACTGCTCAAGACTCCCAGCGTCAAAGCGGTCTGGGTGGGTGAAGGCCTTGCTGACGACAGCGAGTGGCAGGCCGGTATAGTGGCACGCAGCATTCAAGCCGCGAGCTACCAGTACGCTCCAGCGCCCAAGGGCATTGCCAAAACTAAGGCACAAAAATTAAAGTCCGTTACCTATTGGGCACCCACTAGAACCGATCTTAGTGCCGCCAAAAAAGGTCTGGCCTATGGCTCTGCCGTTGGCAACGGCATGAACGTCGCTCGCCAGCTGGGCAACTTGCCCGCCAATATCTGTACTCCCGACTATCTTGCCACTCAGGCCAAGGCTCTCGCCAAAGGCCAAGCCAAGTTCACCACCAGCGTGCTCAGCGAAGCGGATATGAAGAAACTCAAGATGGGCTCTTTGCTCTCGGTTTCCGCAGGCAGCGATGTGCCAGCCAAAATGATCGTAATGAAATACCAGGGCACCAAAGCCTCGGTTAAGCCGATTGTCCTAGTGGGCAAAGCGGTGACCTTTGACTCCGGCGGCATAAGTCTCAAACCTGGCAATGGCATGGACGAGATGAAATACGATATGTGCGGCGGCGCCTCTGTGATCGGTGTATTCAATGCTCTGATCGAAAACCAACTACCTATCAATGTTGTCGGCATAGTCCCAGCCACCGAAAATATGCCCAACGGCCACGCAACCAAGCCCGGCGACGTAGTCACCAGCATGTCTGGCCAGACCATTGAAGTATTGAACACCGATGCCGAAGGTCGCTTGATTCTCTGTGATGCCCTCACCTACGCCGGACGCTTCAAGCCCGACACCGTGATTGATATCGCCACTCTTACCGGTGCTGTAATTGGCGCACTAGGTAAGGTTACCGCTGGCCTGCTCGCCAATGACGACGAACTTGCCGAACAGCTGCTCAGCAGTGGCACCCGCAGTGGCGACCGCGCCTGGCGTCTGCCGCTCTTTGAAGAGTATGACGAACTGCTGAAAAGTAACTTTGCTGATATCGCCAATATTGGCGGCCCTCAGGCCGGCACTATTACTGCTGCCTGCTTCCTCGCCCGTTTCACTAAGAAGTACAAGTGGGCACATTTGGATGTTGCCGGAACCGCATGGGTTTCGGGTGCCGCCAAAGGTTCCACTGGCCGACCTGTACCTATATTGATGGACTATCTGCGCAGCAAGGCGGGATAAGGCCAAGATGACCAGTGTTTCCTTTTACAAGTTATCCGGCGACCTACAGGTCGCCCTCGCACTGGTCTGTCAGCTGACACAAAAGGCGATTAATGCCAATCAACAGGTGCTCTGTTTAGTGCCCGACATGGACACCGCACAGCAGTTGGATAAACTACTCTGGGACTTTCAGGCCAGCGCATTTGTACCCCACGGTCTTGGTACTGAGCACCTGCCTATCGCCATTAGTGCCGACAGCAGCGATCCCGGCGAGCATCACGGCATTCTGATCAACCTGCAGGGCTCCATTCCTACCTGGTTTAGCCGCTTTGAACGGGTGATGGAAGTGATCTATCCCGAGCCCGCTTACGAACAGGCCAAGCGCGACAACTTTAAGTTCTATAAAGAGCGCGGCTATTGCCTAAATTTCCACGACCTTACTGAAAAATTTAAACCCTAAT is part of the SAR92 clade bacterium H455 genome and encodes:
- a CDS encoding DNA polymerase III subunit chi, encoding MTSVSFYKLSGDLQVALALVCQLTQKAINANQQVLCLVPDMDTAQQLDKLLWDFQASAFVPHGLGTEHLPIAISADSSDPGEHHGILINLQGSIPTWFSRFERVMEVIYPEPAYEQAKRDNFKFYKERGYCLNFHDLTEKFKP
- the rlmB gene encoding 23S rRNA (guanosine(2251)-2'-O)-methyltransferase RlmB, with amino-acid sequence MVVDWIYGIHAVQTMLKSAPGRVRELHVQRGRQDDRLQKIHKLAEQHGVTLQWATVKNLDDKVEGRHQGVIALCEEGQTYDEAFLLEMMEKQGGKALFLVLDGVTDPHNLGACLRSADGAGVHAVIVPKDNSVGLTPVVQKVACGAAESMPLVMVTNLTRTLEKLQQAGAWVVGAAGEAEQFIYDLDLTGPLVLVMGAEGKGIRQLTRKQCDYLAKLPMAGEVSSLNVSVATGVCLFEIVRQRRG
- a CDS encoding N-acyl homoserine lactonase family protein, translating into MIKYFLIVGLLLSGCSSEKQDISAPEFPDNSSATAPLSLYTFDCGSIEVSDLDVFSSAGDYAGQTDTLTNTCYLIRHPQGDLLWDLGLPQGLVGAGPQTEGVFTLTLKRTITEQLAEIGLSTQDIEFISISHSHFDHSGQVAMFTDSQWLVNKDELEYMFSTDASQVQNAAFADLSKSIHSGNHDVFGDGSVMILALPGHTPGHSALRVNLAESGPILLTGDLYHRSESRKLKRVPRFNSDEAQTRESMELFEALARESGARVIIQHEPVDVATLPKSPAFLQ
- a CDS encoding RDD family protein → MSPSEPEPYPIANLWRRLAALIYDAFLLFAIVLAYGFLLTVIKVLFSGSQQVEDVQPGALLQWLSFAGLIAALIGYYYICWRKQGQTLGMKSWRLKLQQADGSMATPRQCIKRSLLATLSLAFGGIGYLWCLMPPAKACLHDIYSATEVVVLPKTK
- the lptF gene encoding LPS export ABC transporter permease LptF — protein: MIIFRYLCREILSATTAVCVILLLVLMSGRFVKYLAKAVAGDMDSNSIFAMIGYRIPSFLELTLPLAFFLAVLLSFGRLYVQNEMSVLKACGVSERRLMGYTLIIAAVFAVATGWLSLSISPSGMAKAEALFDAEKSRSELDKLMPKKFYSLSGGKGVTYAEAVTEDRQLDEIFLAMTAGSDENSDRRLILVLADKGRQQQAENSSDRYLVMESGYRIEGVPGQNDYQITRFEEYGSRLENTQPAMKKAKTDAVATGLLIGSSDLELQATLQWRLSIPLMVLVVTILAVPLSRTNNRQGRYGKLLPAIVLYFTYLVALNAMRGALESGAIPIWVTLLPVHAVYLAIGLFLLRSGAPKKSKVALTTGEVTA
- a CDS encoding leucyl aminopeptidase — encoded protein: MDFTASAAQLLNIKADSLILPTGPQLKDSADALDKSLDGAISSLIKAGDFSGNSGETLVMHIPGASGKRIILLGTEGANSQQQQIKVIDAGAAALLKTPSVKAVWVGEGLADDSEWQAGIVARSIQAASYQYAPAPKGIAKTKAQKLKSVTYWAPTRTDLSAAKKGLAYGSAVGNGMNVARQLGNLPANICTPDYLATQAKALAKGQAKFTTSVLSEADMKKLKMGSLLSVSAGSDVPAKMIVMKYQGTKASVKPIVLVGKAVTFDSGGISLKPGNGMDEMKYDMCGGASVIGVFNALIENQLPINVVGIVPATENMPNGHATKPGDVVTSMSGQTIEVLNTDAEGRLILCDALTYAGRFKPDTVIDIATLTGAVIGALGKVTAGLLANDDELAEQLLSSGTRSGDRAWRLPLFEEYDELLKSNFADIANIGGPQAGTITAACFLARFTKKYKWAHLDVAGTAWVSGAAKGSTGRPVPILMDYLRSKAG
- the lptG gene encoding LPS export ABC transporter permease LptG; the encoded protein is MRRLSWHVGTTIFASIAVTLMVLVGLDSVGAIIDQSADVTRNYFFADALIYVVTLVPSRIYEYIPFASLIGCLVGLGLLAGNSEVIVMRAAGVSPQRIVGFVLKPVLIFVILGMTIGEYFSPYLDQLAEGKREYLRKGESAQDSSSGLWNREGNQFMHANAVFPGGVLYGVTRYQFNDERQIQEASFASRATFNLSERYWVEENVSVTRFLGDRTERDKLITRRWESELTPNVLMLNILPADSLSIESLYNYIAFLELQNIDTASYEVAMWRKVLQPLIIIGLVLLGISFVFGPLRDSTMGFRIFIGVVFGISFRIFQDMLGPLSVVFQFPPLLAVLVPILFCVLVGLFLLRRSG
- the glpK gene encoding glycerol kinase GlpK, producing the protein MDTEKKLILAMDQGTTSSRAILFDQQYAIVAQSQQEFDQHFPDSGWVEHNALDIWQTSIDTAKQVLVEAGFQAQQIAAIGITNQRETTLLWDRSTGAPIYNAIVWQDRRTAEYCNGLKAQGVEPMVSAKTGLLLDPYFSATKIAWLLDNVDGARERAERGELAFGTMDSWLLWNLTEGNSHATDATNASRTMLYNIHEGHWDDELLTLFNIPASLLPEVKDCAADFGSTELLGNNSVIPILGIAGDQQAATVGQACFETGMMKSTYGTGCFALLNTGTTAVASSNKLLTTIAYQLDGKVTYALEGSIFIAGAAVQWLRDGLGIIDSAKQSGELAQQADDHQDVYMIPAFTGLGAPWWDADARGALLGLTRGTGPAEIARAALESVCYQTLDLLNAMHADWDQSAKTVLRVDGGMVASDWTMQRLADILQAPVDRPVIAETTALGAAWLAGSRAGVWPDQQGFADSWRLENNFAPQMPLEARDLKVAGWNNAVRRVLS
- a CDS encoding DMT family transporter gives rise to the protein MYIGDLYAAGCALVWSFSVILMRVAGYQIPPIPLTFFKSCVALFCLVITLTVLGEPLIVDLSRSEYLRLIISGVVGISIADAMIAASLNRLGASLQALADCAYTPAITLVGFLMFGEMLNAWEVIGGFLVISGVFVGAVIKVEVAAKKDLVIGIFLAASAHAIMGVGILMVRDIYREESVVWVTSFRFLVAVVAMLIYGYFRWPGNLKNRLLMGFFRVDMWRTIIPMALLGPFLATLLWIAGFKYLEAGRAAIYNQLSTVFIILLAYFLLGEKLTKRKMLGVVLAIAGASIVAFQ